Proteins encoded within one genomic window of Carassius gibelio isolate Cgi1373 ecotype wild population from Czech Republic chromosome A4, carGib1.2-hapl.c, whole genome shotgun sequence:
- the LOC127978793 gene encoding protein bicaudal D homolog 1-like isoform X2: MAAGGGGGGCGESVERLKRELAEANREKVRAAECGLAVLEENQSLKQQYAELEAEQETLRQELEQLQEAFSQVYTTQKKVAEDGESNEETLLQESATKEAYYMGRLLEQQAELKSSRSQASCTQAENERLSTILLELRESNEMLELQRSRMREEIKEYKFREARLLQDYTELEEENISLQKLVSTLKQNQVEYEGLKHEIKVLKEETALLNSQLEDALCLKDISESQLEEALDSLKSVREQKYALRKELAHHLTVCDGGFSSGCAHLIALTSAPPSGSATPTAATSPSSEDGGKCNGHLLQGAAGSALSRLNGDFRPTGLRKTEILTPDLFSELNGPEILKLRQQLQQVELEKASLLNSLQESQALLRHTQGALTEQHEKASRLGERFRKLCRKHSSKENKEEEEDEEEETTCIPGVQEGPSLELLQCKYRVAVTEVVGLKAELKEVKDRYNESVEARARAEERGKVQLRELETQVAQLERRCRESREKAVNLERELRAANNTGLETQGILGTAQEELATFSEELAQLYHHVCLCNNETPNRVMLDYYRQGRTPTRISTPGHKGQDDHRVLLTPRLARRLAAINAATSTESRSPSDSPSKEPLNAEQSPVRTPLGSPVVSASSSSSSSSPAPESVTGSDLRREPTNIHHLNAIIRDQIKHLQKAVDRSLQLSRQRAAANELAPLMDKDKEACLEEILKLKSLLSTKREQIATLRIVLKANKQTAEVALANLKSKYENEKTMVTETMMKLRNELKALKEDAATFSSLRAMFATRCDEYVSQLDEMQRQLAAAEDEKKTLNSLLRMAIQQKLALTQKLEDLEFDQEQSHRPRVGKMSRLRSSTPKIVSSLLLPQCHSATKN; the protein is encoded by the exons GCTTTCAGCCAGGTGTACACCACCCAAAAGAAGGTGGCTGAAGATGGGGAGAGCAACGAGGAGACGCTGCTCCAGGAGTCAGCCACTAAGGAAGCGTACTACATGGGACGCCTGTTGGAGCAGCAGGCCGAGCTGAAAAGCAGCAGATCGCAGGCCTCCTGCACGCAGGCCGAGAACGAGAGACTCAGCACCATCCTACTGGAGCTGAGAGAG AGTAATGAGATGTTGGAGTTGCAGAGAAGCCGGATGAGAGAGGAGATCAAGGAGTATAAATTCAGAGAGGCCAGATTACTGCAAGACTACACCGAATTGGAGGAGGAGAACATCTCGCTTCAGAAACTGGTGTCCACGCTCAAGCAGAACCAG GTGGAGTATGAAGGTTTGAAGCATGAAATCAAAGTACTGAAGGAGGAAACAGCCTTGCTTAACAGCCAATTAGAAGACGCACTGTGCCTGAAGGACATCTCCGAGAGCCAGTTGGAAGAAGCTTTGGATTCTCTGAAAAGCGTGCGAGAACAGAAGTACGCTCTGCGCAAGGAATTAGCACATCATCTAACCGTGTGTGACGGGGGTTTCAGCTCAGGCTGTGCCCATCTGATCGCCCTGACctcagcgccacctagtggcagtGCCACCCCGACAGCCGCCACATCGCCCAGCAGCGAGGACGGGGGCAAGTGCAACGGGCATCTGCTTCAGGGTGCGGCGGGTTCAGCCTTGAGCCGACTAAATGGAGACTTCAGGCCAACGGGTTTGAGAAAGACTGAAATTTTGACCCCTGATCTCTTCAGTGAGCTCAATGGCCCTGAAATCTTGAAGCTAAGACAACAACTTCAGCAG GTGGAACTTGAAAAAGCGTCTTTGCTCAACAGCTTGCAGGAATCACAGGCTTTGCTCCGTCACACACAGGGGGCGCTGACCGAGCAGCACGAGAAGGCCAGCCGCTTGGGCGAGCGATTCCGGAAACTCTGTCGCAAGCACAGCAGTAAGGAAaacaaggaggaagaggaagacgaAGAAGAGGAGACAACATGCATCCCTGGCGTCCAGGAAGGGCCGAGTCTGGAATTGCTGCAATGTAAATACAGGGTGGCTGTGACGGAGGTGGTAGGGCTGAAGGCGGAGCTTAAGGAGGTGAAGGATAGATATAATGAGAGCGTGGAGGCAAGAGCGCGGGCGGAAGAGCGGGGCAAGGTACAGCTGCGAGAGCTGGAGACACAAGTGGCACAGCTGGAGCGCAGATGCAGGGAAAGCCGGGAGAAGGCGGTGAATCTGGAACGCGAGCTGCGGGCCGCCAATAACACAGGCTTGGAGACGCAGGGAATCCTGGGAACCGCCCAAGAAGAGCTAGCGACATTCAGTGAGGAGTTAGCGCAACTTTACCACCACGTCTGCCTGTGCAATAATGAGACACCCAACCGTGTTATGCTGGACTATTACCGGCAGGGCCGGACCCCGACGCGCATTTCCACCCCTGGCCACAAGGGGCAGGACGATCACCGTGTGCTGTTGACCCCGCGCCTCGCACGCCGTTTAGCAGCGATTAACGCCGCAACATCCACCGAGTCTCGTAGCCCGTCGGACTCACCATCCAAAGAACCTCTCAATGCTGAGCAGAGCCCGGTCCGTACGCCACTGGGTTCCCCTGTGGTTAGTgcctcttcctcatcttcatcgTCATCCCCAGCACCAGAGTCGGTCACCGGATCCGACCTCCGGCGTGAACCCACCAACATCCACCACCTCAACGCCATCATCCGTGACCAGATCAAGCACTTGCAGAAGGCGGTGGACCGCTCGCTCCAGCTGTCCCGCCAGAGAGCGGCTGCCAATGAACTCGCCCCGCTGATGGACAAGGACAAGGAGGCCTGTTTGGAGGAGATTCTCAAGCTCAAGTCCCTCCTGAGCACAAAGAGGGAGCAGATTGCAACCTTGCGCATTGTGCTCAAAGCCAACAAGCAG ACGGCTGAGGTGGCTCTGGCCAATCTGAAGAGTAAATACGAAAATGAGAAGACGATGGTGACGGAGACCATGATGAAGCTGAGGAATGAGCTAAAGGCCTTGAAAGAAGATGCGGCCACCTTCTCTTCCCTCAGAGCCATGTTCGCCACACG GTGTGATGAGTATGTGTCTCAGCTGGACGAGATGCAGAGACAACTCGCGGCGGCGGAGGACGAGAAAAAGACGCTGAACTCTCTCCTCCGCATGGCCATCCAGCAAAAACTTGCCCTCACGCAGAAGCTGGAAGACCTGGAGTTCGACCAAGAGCAGTCGCACCGGCCCCGTGTGGGAAAAATGTCCCGGCTGCGGAGCAGTACGCCCAAA
- the LOC127978793 gene encoding protein bicaudal D homolog 1-like isoform X1, translating to MAAGGGGGGCGESVERLKRELAEANREKVRAAECGLAVLEENQSLKQQYAELEAEQETLRQELEQLQEAFSQVYTTQKKVAEDGESNEETLLQESATKEAYYMGRLLEQQAELKSSRSQASCTQAENERLSTILLELRESNEMLELQRSRMREEIKEYKFREARLLQDYTELEEENISLQKLVSTLKQNQVEYEGLKHEIKVLKEETALLNSQLEDALCLKDISESQLEEALDSLKSVREQKYALRKELAHHLTVCDGGFSSGCAHLIALTSAPPSGSATPTAATSPSSEDGGKCNGHLLQGAAGSALSRLNGDFRPTGLRKTEILTPDLFSELNGPEILKLRQQLQQVELEKASLLNSLQESQALLRHTQGALTEQHEKASRLGERFRKLCRKHSSKENKEEEEDEEEETTCIPGVQEGPSLELLQCKYRVAVTEVVGLKAELKEVKDRYNESVEARARAEERGKVQLRELETQVAQLERRCRESREKAVNLERELRAANNTGLETQGILGTAQEELATFSEELAQLYHHVCLCNNETPNRVMLDYYRQGRTPTRISTPGHKGQDDHRVLLTPRLARRLAAINAATSTESRSPSDSPSKEPLNAEQSPVRTPLGSPVVSASSSSSSSSPAPESVTGSDLRREPTNIHHLNAIIRDQIKHLQKAVDRSLQLSRQRAAANELAPLMDKDKEACLEEILKLKSLLSTKREQIATLRIVLKANKQTAEVALANLKSKYENEKTMVTETMMKLRNELKALKEDAATFSSLRAMFATRCDEYVSQLDEMQRQLAAAEDEKKTLNSLLRMAIQQKLALTQKLEDLEFDQEQSHRPRVGKMSRLRSSTPKVSGSPVPPLPDTPLTITEVLTAAAAITSPTTNTFTATHLSAPNSPPSLEAPSSPASSAWTPPNMPYRHWTMAVQAYVVEPHTYTNLPTHTSILARRYASQSHYSPGSAPSSSYRSPLLASRRSMWSSSQSRPHPSHFQHSTSRYTPPSSTYSPLYPRNYGSQHPRY from the exons GCTTTCAGCCAGGTGTACACCACCCAAAAGAAGGTGGCTGAAGATGGGGAGAGCAACGAGGAGACGCTGCTCCAGGAGTCAGCCACTAAGGAAGCGTACTACATGGGACGCCTGTTGGAGCAGCAGGCCGAGCTGAAAAGCAGCAGATCGCAGGCCTCCTGCACGCAGGCCGAGAACGAGAGACTCAGCACCATCCTACTGGAGCTGAGAGAG AGTAATGAGATGTTGGAGTTGCAGAGAAGCCGGATGAGAGAGGAGATCAAGGAGTATAAATTCAGAGAGGCCAGATTACTGCAAGACTACACCGAATTGGAGGAGGAGAACATCTCGCTTCAGAAACTGGTGTCCACGCTCAAGCAGAACCAG GTGGAGTATGAAGGTTTGAAGCATGAAATCAAAGTACTGAAGGAGGAAACAGCCTTGCTTAACAGCCAATTAGAAGACGCACTGTGCCTGAAGGACATCTCCGAGAGCCAGTTGGAAGAAGCTTTGGATTCTCTGAAAAGCGTGCGAGAACAGAAGTACGCTCTGCGCAAGGAATTAGCACATCATCTAACCGTGTGTGACGGGGGTTTCAGCTCAGGCTGTGCCCATCTGATCGCCCTGACctcagcgccacctagtggcagtGCCACCCCGACAGCCGCCACATCGCCCAGCAGCGAGGACGGGGGCAAGTGCAACGGGCATCTGCTTCAGGGTGCGGCGGGTTCAGCCTTGAGCCGACTAAATGGAGACTTCAGGCCAACGGGTTTGAGAAAGACTGAAATTTTGACCCCTGATCTCTTCAGTGAGCTCAATGGCCCTGAAATCTTGAAGCTAAGACAACAACTTCAGCAG GTGGAACTTGAAAAAGCGTCTTTGCTCAACAGCTTGCAGGAATCACAGGCTTTGCTCCGTCACACACAGGGGGCGCTGACCGAGCAGCACGAGAAGGCCAGCCGCTTGGGCGAGCGATTCCGGAAACTCTGTCGCAAGCACAGCAGTAAGGAAaacaaggaggaagaggaagacgaAGAAGAGGAGACAACATGCATCCCTGGCGTCCAGGAAGGGCCGAGTCTGGAATTGCTGCAATGTAAATACAGGGTGGCTGTGACGGAGGTGGTAGGGCTGAAGGCGGAGCTTAAGGAGGTGAAGGATAGATATAATGAGAGCGTGGAGGCAAGAGCGCGGGCGGAAGAGCGGGGCAAGGTACAGCTGCGAGAGCTGGAGACACAAGTGGCACAGCTGGAGCGCAGATGCAGGGAAAGCCGGGAGAAGGCGGTGAATCTGGAACGCGAGCTGCGGGCCGCCAATAACACAGGCTTGGAGACGCAGGGAATCCTGGGAACCGCCCAAGAAGAGCTAGCGACATTCAGTGAGGAGTTAGCGCAACTTTACCACCACGTCTGCCTGTGCAATAATGAGACACCCAACCGTGTTATGCTGGACTATTACCGGCAGGGCCGGACCCCGACGCGCATTTCCACCCCTGGCCACAAGGGGCAGGACGATCACCGTGTGCTGTTGACCCCGCGCCTCGCACGCCGTTTAGCAGCGATTAACGCCGCAACATCCACCGAGTCTCGTAGCCCGTCGGACTCACCATCCAAAGAACCTCTCAATGCTGAGCAGAGCCCGGTCCGTACGCCACTGGGTTCCCCTGTGGTTAGTgcctcttcctcatcttcatcgTCATCCCCAGCACCAGAGTCGGTCACCGGATCCGACCTCCGGCGTGAACCCACCAACATCCACCACCTCAACGCCATCATCCGTGACCAGATCAAGCACTTGCAGAAGGCGGTGGACCGCTCGCTCCAGCTGTCCCGCCAGAGAGCGGCTGCCAATGAACTCGCCCCGCTGATGGACAAGGACAAGGAGGCCTGTTTGGAGGAGATTCTCAAGCTCAAGTCCCTCCTGAGCACAAAGAGGGAGCAGATTGCAACCTTGCGCATTGTGCTCAAAGCCAACAAGCAG ACGGCTGAGGTGGCTCTGGCCAATCTGAAGAGTAAATACGAAAATGAGAAGACGATGGTGACGGAGACCATGATGAAGCTGAGGAATGAGCTAAAGGCCTTGAAAGAAGATGCGGCCACCTTCTCTTCCCTCAGAGCCATGTTCGCCACACG GTGTGATGAGTATGTGTCTCAGCTGGACGAGATGCAGAGACAACTCGCGGCGGCGGAGGACGAGAAAAAGACGCTGAACTCTCTCCTCCGCATGGCCATCCAGCAAAAACTTGCCCTCACGCAGAAGCTGGAAGACCTGGAGTTCGACCAAGAGCAGTCGCACCGGCCCCGTGTGGGAAAAATGTCCCGGCTGCGGAGCAGTACGCCCAAAGTAAGTGGATCTCCAGTCCCGCCCCTTCCCGACACCCCTTTGACAATTACCGAGGTCCTTACTGCAGCAGCCGCTATCACCTCGCCCACCACAAACACCTTTACAGCCACCCACCTGTCCGCACCAAATAGCCCGCCCTCCCTGGAGGCCCCTTCATCTCCCGCATCGTCCGCCTGGACGCCCCCAAACATGCCGTACCGCCATTGGACGATGGCCGTTCAAGCATATGTCGTCGAACCGCACACTTACACCAACCTACCCACTCATACCTCCATCCTGGCCCGTCGCTATGCAAGTCAGTCGCACTATTCCCCAGGCTCCGCCCCTTCCTCATCCTACCGCTCGCCCCTATTGGCCAGTCGCCGCTCCATGTGGAGCTCGTCCCAATCCCGCCCCCATCCCAGCCACTTCCAGCATTCTACGTCCCGCTACACGCCCCCATCGTCCACTTACAGTCCTCTGTATCCCAGAAACTACGGCTCCCAGCATCCCCGCTACTGA